In the Gemmatimonas sp. genome, one interval contains:
- a CDS encoding BLUF domain-containing protein has translation MHTIRLIYASDAREDLRYRDFMTIMDTAAETNRERAITGILCYGGGQFLQALEGERLAVNSLYHHIAKDPRHSNCQLMSVDEISTRDFAEWSMKIVDWNDAVTAARQTVLLKHSGSRRFDPAQMSGQQATAFLRDLATVERLLSE, from the coding sequence ATGCATACAATCCGTCTGATCTATGCGAGCGATGCGCGCGAGGATCTTCGCTACCGCGACTTCATGACGATCATGGACACGGCGGCCGAGACCAACCGCGAACGCGCGATCACGGGAATACTCTGCTATGGCGGCGGCCAGTTCCTGCAGGCGCTCGAAGGCGAGCGGCTTGCGGTCAACTCGCTGTACCATCATATCGCGAAGGATCCCCGACACTCGAACTGTCAGTTGATGAGCGTCGACGAGATCAGCACGCGCGACTTCGCCGAGTGGTCGATGAAGATCGTGGACTGGAACGACGCGGTCACTGCGGCGCGACAGACGGTGCTGCTTAAGCACTCCGGATCGCGGCGCTTCGATCCGGCGCAAATGAGCGGTCAGCAGGCCACAGCATTTCTGCGCGACCTGGCCACGGTGGAGCGCCTGCTGAGCGAGTAG
- a CDS encoding methylmalonyl-CoA mutase family protein: protein MTTIQELEDVVRQQQEELDGLRREVGQWRQQYDTGRKRDIAFTNSANEVPPLYTALDLEDTAGSAFELPGQWPFTRGIHPTGYRGKLWTMRQFAGFGTARETNQRYKFLLSQGQTGLSVAFDFPTLMGYDADHSRSEGEVGKCGVSISSMADMETLFEGIPLDKVSTSMTINGPAIILLCFYIAAAEKQGVSAEKLQGTVQNDILKEYMAQHAWCFPIEPALRLIVDGFDWCAKHTPNWNTISISGYHIREAGATAAQELAFTLADGFTYVERGVARGLDVDEFAPRLSFFWDIHNDFFEEIAKLRAARRIWARHLKERFGAKSPRSWMMRFHSQTAGVTLTAQQPTNNVVRVAYQALAAVLGGTQSLHTNSMDETLSLPTEEAVQIALRTQQILAYETGVPNVMDPLGGSYYVEALTDQLEREAEALFAQIDEFGGVVKGLEEGWFQKKIAESAARQQWEIEQRRKLVVGVNEFVTDEPELTIPILRIGEYAETEQRERLAALRASRDNALVTERLDALRNAARGTENVVPRILDCARAYCTLYEIRAALEDVFGAYREPVFF, encoded by the coding sequence ATGACGACCATTCAAGAACTCGAGGATGTAGTCCGCCAGCAGCAGGAAGAGCTCGACGGATTGCGCCGTGAAGTCGGTCAGTGGCGGCAGCAGTACGACACGGGCCGCAAGCGCGACATCGCGTTCACCAATTCCGCGAACGAAGTGCCGCCGCTGTACACGGCGCTCGACCTCGAGGACACTGCGGGTTCCGCCTTCGAGTTGCCCGGACAGTGGCCGTTTACGCGCGGTATTCATCCCACCGGCTATCGCGGCAAGCTCTGGACCATGCGCCAGTTCGCCGGCTTCGGCACGGCGCGCGAGACCAATCAGCGCTACAAGTTCCTGCTGTCGCAGGGGCAGACCGGTTTGTCAGTGGCGTTCGACTTTCCCACGTTGATGGGCTATGACGCCGACCATTCGCGCTCGGAAGGCGAAGTCGGCAAGTGCGGAGTGTCGATTTCGTCGATGGCCGACATGGAGACGCTGTTCGAGGGCATTCCGCTCGACAAGGTGTCGACGTCGATGACCATCAACGGCCCGGCCATCATTCTGCTGTGCTTCTACATCGCTGCGGCTGAGAAGCAGGGCGTCAGTGCCGAGAAGCTGCAAGGCACCGTGCAGAACGACATCCTGAAGGAGTACATGGCGCAGCACGCCTGGTGCTTCCCGATCGAGCCGGCCCTGCGTCTGATCGTCGACGGCTTCGACTGGTGCGCCAAGCACACGCCGAACTGGAATACGATCTCGATTTCCGGCTACCACATCCGCGAAGCCGGTGCGACCGCCGCGCAGGAACTCGCTTTTACGCTGGCCGACGGCTTCACGTACGTGGAGCGCGGTGTCGCCCGCGGCCTCGACGTCGATGAGTTCGCACCCCGCTTGTCGTTCTTCTGGGACATCCACAACGATTTCTTCGAGGAGATCGCCAAGTTGCGCGCCGCGCGTCGCATTTGGGCGCGACATCTCAAGGAACGGTTTGGCGCGAAGAGTCCCCGCTCGTGGATGATGCGTTTCCATTCGCAGACAGCCGGGGTCACGCTCACCGCGCAGCAGCCGACCAACAACGTCGTGCGCGTCGCCTATCAGGCCTTGGCTGCGGTGCTGGGCGGCACGCAGTCGCTGCACACGAACTCGATGGACGAAACGCTTTCGCTGCCGACGGAGGAGGCGGTGCAGATCGCGTTGCGTACCCAGCAGATTCTGGCGTACGAGACGGGTGTGCCCAACGTCATGGATCCGCTCGGCGGTTCGTATTACGTGGAAGCGCTGACCGACCAGCTGGAGCGGGAGGCCGAAGCGCTCTTTGCGCAGATTGACGAGTTCGGCGGCGTCGTGAAGGGGCTCGAAGAGGGTTGGTTCCAGAAGAAGATTGCCGAAAGTGCTGCCCGACAGCAGTGGGAGATCGAGCAGCGTCGCAAGCTGGTAGTGGGCGTGAACGAGTTCGTCACCGACGAACCTGAACTCACGATTCCGATTCTGCGCATCGGCGAGTACGCCGAGACCGAGCAGCGCGAGCGTCTGGCGGCGCTGCGGGCCTCGCGGGACAACGCGCTTGTCACGGAGCGGCTGGATGCCCTCCGGAACGCAGCACGGGGCACCGAAAACGTGGTGCCCCGCATTCTCGACTGCGCGCGCGCCTACTGCACGTTGTATGAGATTCGCGCCGCGTTGGAAGATGTGTTTGGCGCGTACCGCGAACCGGTCTTTTTCTGA
- a CDS encoding methyltransferase domain-containing protein: MKTTSPWWATHFDAQYLHEYEPLFDLVQDRREVSRLLDVLELPSGARVLDCPCGQGRHAHLLAEAGFDVDGLDYSKPLLEVAKRRGIGKTLRYTQGDMRELPAKWTGRFDAVVNLFTSFGFFDDPYDDRKVLAQFARVLKPGGLLIWHGGSRDGVVARFLARDWWSTEDGTVFGQERRFDPLSGFLEITSTWRGPKGDGERTHRIRLYSASELAARMQEVGLVVEQAFDAWTERPLTRKSSEMLLVARKDG, from the coding sequence ATGAAGACGACCAGTCCTTGGTGGGCAACCCACTTTGACGCGCAGTACCTTCACGAGTACGAGCCGCTGTTTGATCTCGTACAGGATCGCCGGGAGGTCTCACGGCTGCTCGACGTGCTCGAGTTGCCCTCGGGCGCGCGCGTGCTCGACTGCCCCTGCGGCCAGGGCCGCCACGCGCACCTGCTCGCGGAAGCCGGCTTCGACGTCGACGGGCTCGACTATTCCAAGCCACTGCTCGAGGTCGCCAAGCGCCGAGGCATCGGCAAGACGCTACGATACACGCAGGGCGACATGCGAGAACTCCCGGCCAAGTGGACCGGGCGCTTTGATGCCGTGGTGAACCTGTTCACCTCGTTTGGCTTCTTCGACGATCCGTACGACGACCGGAAGGTGCTCGCCCAGTTTGCGCGCGTTCTCAAGCCGGGCGGCCTCTTGATTTGGCACGGCGGCAGTCGAGATGGGGTCGTGGCGCGCTTTCTGGCCCGCGACTGGTGGAGCACCGAGGACGGTACCGTGTTCGGCCAGGAACGCCGCTTCGACCCACTGTCGGGTTTCCTCGAAATTACGTCCACCTGGCGCGGGCCAAAGGGTGACGGGGAGCGGACGCACCGCATCCGACTGTACTCCGCCTCGGAGTTGGCAGCCCGCATGCAGGAGGTGGGCTTGGTCGTCGAACAGGCGTTCGACGCGTGGACCGAGCGCCCGCTGACGCGTAAATCCAGCGAAATGCTGCTGGTGGCGCGTAAGGACGGGTGA
- a CDS encoding cobalamin B12-binding domain-containing protein, which yields MTRPIRVLVAKPGLDGHDRGAKVVAAALRDAGMEVIYTGLHQTPEMIASAAIQEDVDVVGLSILSGAHMTLFPRVRDLLVEAGRDDILLTGGGIIPKEDMDTLQQRGVARLFGPGTSTQDLVEYIRDWFASRQQQDA from the coding sequence ATGACTCGACCGATTCGCGTGCTCGTGGCCAAGCCTGGCCTCGACGGCCATGATCGCGGCGCCAAGGTGGTGGCTGCCGCGCTGCGTGACGCCGGCATGGAAGTGATCTACACCGGTTTGCACCAGACTCCCGAAATGATCGCCTCGGCGGCCATTCAGGAAGACGTAGACGTCGTGGGCCTCTCAATTCTGAGTGGCGCCCACATGACGCTCTTTCCGCGCGTCCGTGATCTGCTCGTTGAGGCGGGACGCGACGACATCCTGCTTACTGGTGGCGGGATCATCCCGAAGGAAGACATGGATACCCTCCAGCAGCGCGGCGTGGCCCGGCTGTTCGGACCGGGGACCAGCACGCAGGACCTCGTCGAGTACATCCGCGACTGGTTCGCGTCCCGTCAGCAGCAGGACGCGTGA